The following are encoded together in the Glycine soja cultivar W05 chromosome 5, ASM419377v2, whole genome shotgun sequence genome:
- the LOC114412918 gene encoding uncharacterized protein LOC114412918 — MPKVRRLKSPSTDCNRPYPYPSNSKNIELHKPMNLLGSADEMKEWEQARCPICMETPHNGVLLKCSSYEKGCLPYMCNTSYRHSNCLDQFCKSFASHLSSEVLQEIPVTGRLSHSREIQSESRHPTQCGSELQPKLICPLCRGEIYGYMVLEPARRYMNSKLRSCSSETCEFQGTYPELRKHARSEHPSVRPSEVDPSRQCDWIRMEQEWGLEDLFSSIHASSDADYNRDTILTGGLADLMSSFLYEIFISIEDVNRMASLLTNSRHRVPLYDRRSGTTHRVSNDTQTNQSARWRSNLPSMHQLERIARSRVRTNFPYLSSRDLEVEANRTARWRTNMSSFRMPRNEHQFYRDLSAEVTSSTRMPRASQGAQTNPQSNISSSGSGRFPGRQLRWRDQRWSTNNHQ, encoded by the coding sequence ATGCCTAAAGTTAGAAGATTGAAGTCCCCGTCTACTGATTGTAATAGACCATATCCTTACCCATCCAACTCCAAAAACATTGAGCTGCATAAACCTATGAATTTGTTGGGATCAGCTGATGAAATGAAAGAATGGGAGCAGGCTAGATGTCCTATTTGCATGGAAACCCCCCATAATGGTGTTCTTTTGAAATGTTCTTCCTATGAGAAGGGTTGTCTTCCTTACATGTGCAATACCAGTTACCGCCACTCCAACTGCCTTGACCAGTTTTGTAAGTCCTTTGCTTCTCATCTCTCATCAGAAGTACTGCAAGAAATTCCTGTCACAGGCAGACTCTCTCATAGTAGAGAAATTCAGTCAGAGTCTCGGCACCCCACTCAATGTGGGAGCGAGTTACAACCAAAGCTCATTTGCCCTCTTTGCCGTGGAGAAATATATGGATATATGGTTTTGGAGCCTGCTCGAAGGTATATGAATTCTAAATTAAGGAGTTGTTCTTCCGAAACATGTGAATTCCAGGGGACATATCCAGAACTCAGGAAGCATGCTAGGTCTGAACATCCTTCTGTTCGACCATCAGAGGTGGATCCCTCGCGACAGTGTGATTGGATAAGGATGGAACAAGAATGGGGCTTGGAAGATCTTTTTAGCTCAATCCATGCAAGTTCTGATGCAGATTACAATAGAGATACCATTTTGACTGGGGGTCTTGCTGACTTGATGTCCTCGTTCTTGTATGAAATATTTATCTCTATTGAAGATGTTAACCGTATGGCTAGTTTGTTGACTAATTCAAGACACAGAGTGCCATTATATGACAGAAGGTCTGGAACAACACACAGGGTATCAAATGATACACAGACAAATCAATCAGCTCGATGGAGATCCAATTTACCTTCAATGCATCAACTGGAGAGAATTGCTAGGAGTAGAGTGAGAACCAATTTTCCATATTTATCATCCCGTGATCTTGAGGTAGAGGCAAATCGTACGGCTAGATGGAGAACAAATATGTCGTCTTTTAGAATGCCTCGCAATGAGCATCAGTTTTATAGAGACCTCAGTGCAGAGGTCACATCTTCAACAAGGATGCCTCGGGCCTCACAAGGTGCTCAAACTAATCCCCAGAGCAACATTTCTTCATCTGGAAGTGGAAGGTTTCCTGGTCGTCAATTACGCTGGCGTGATCAAAGATGGTCGACTAACAACCACCAATGA